A part of Acidisarcina sp. genomic DNA contains:
- a CDS encoding galactose oxidase early set domain-containing protein: MPHTWQPPFDPQASESDDNKKALAVHIALLPRGSMGSLVYFSGNRWDTGNHRAGNVDHAVLFDYGSRSVIRPGSPQGAGGLDPNNYYDLFCSGHALLADGRLMVAGGTSAMAVDSTNPHNGHWGGLREAFVFDPAASPPWQRIADMNTCPVAGFEGQGGGRWYPSLITLPDGSVLALCGHPRIFNSSFDEADPATYPSTEDDPRHDNNSPDRYRPCINNWEQLNPAGLGEGFQHDFAVFYPRAHVLPSGLLLIVQPLYNNVDSIDPTLTWALKSIVYDPDGQTVIAGFPGPQVIEGDYLNPGYAAQPTTSVLLPLMPEQDYKATALVCGGVKAATATVVAGSEGSSAWTATSARQAFYSQAGTMVIPPRAHSVATLLPTGEVFVSGGINQWAANPPAGQSFDQAFAVLVPEIYNAATDSWTALTDAPATVPRGYHSVALLMPDGRVLTTGSEKNNIFGAPSSEFRMEIFEPDYIASPNRMTITHNPPSVSYGDTFQVHYQLSPGTTFPTVARVAVIRYGSVTHAFNYDQRYVGLEFQVVGAGLLQVVAPPNAAVAPPGYYMLWLLDSGGRPCVQAGVLRIGSQRMYAEMDKSVISIYDVQANQIPIFNTTTYTRAFYAVFDGFIANEIDALSVSATFSQAGISAVLSSSWPVPNPALENPDAPQLIQRTIYAFDLMFEGTDAFNGMSGADSIRSVDVHIAAGDYQCSSKLELVMEPSPFMLDGDPSWLSEDIRVFQVTPQSSSSYFPGSSWTNPTDYIAQMLTWLNEDISRGENLFSILTTDEQLSALSLLPTTDGTPTGTPIYNFALARVRLDSKTQQARFVRVLFRLFRTQRPSLNYNTATIYRRAVSPIMESGSEVTEDAIPLLGVETPDIISIPFFANPRNSATQDMAQQADAPNLLTLPAGGGEQVRFFGCWLDINQPTQKRFPRYPGSATTFGGVPAGDLLSIQELITGFHQCLVAEVHYKLDPASPDLPLPGDSPSSTDKLSQRNLAFTTSSNPGVTATRTIQHSFELKISAGATGLGVSSTGGRRFSRNRLPGIDALVLWWNTIPRDAVADVYLPNISVAEILALIPSTYAQTLIALDDHTLRCIGLGDCSVIPLPESVRGRTVPGLLTVRLPLGVKHGHVYQLIGQQFAGTQQISGAFEIRVLVDKDKSKLLVEDKDSLAILMHSLALTPTSDRWFPILTRMVAELSDRVKALGGNPSTVLPSPWGAGPHRPIVIHGPKERGCKPPRYPKHPEPADEPCQEPCHETCNEDSVRVSGEIVLPVGTEVDMHIDAKISVRARKSPS; this comes from the coding sequence ATGCCCCATACATGGCAGCCGCCCTTCGATCCACAGGCCTCCGAGAGCGATGACAACAAGAAGGCTCTTGCAGTCCACATTGCTCTTTTGCCAAGAGGTTCAATGGGCTCTCTGGTTTACTTTTCGGGTAATCGCTGGGACACGGGAAATCATCGCGCGGGGAATGTGGATCACGCCGTGTTGTTCGATTACGGCAGTCGATCCGTGATACGGCCGGGATCTCCGCAGGGGGCGGGTGGTCTCGATCCAAACAATTATTACGATCTGTTCTGCAGCGGCCACGCTCTGCTCGCCGATGGACGCCTGATGGTGGCGGGTGGAACCAGCGCAATGGCCGTGGACTCGACAAATCCGCACAATGGCCACTGGGGCGGACTGCGCGAGGCGTTTGTCTTCGACCCTGCGGCTTCCCCACCGTGGCAGCGCATCGCGGACATGAACACATGTCCCGTCGCGGGTTTTGAAGGACAAGGGGGCGGCCGCTGGTATCCAAGTCTGATTACACTCCCGGACGGGTCGGTTCTCGCATTGTGCGGCCATCCGCGAATCTTTAATAGCAGCTTCGACGAGGCCGACCCAGCAACCTATCCATCGACGGAAGACGATCCGCGCCACGACAACAACTCACCGGACCGATACCGGCCTTGCATCAACAACTGGGAACAGCTTAACCCCGCGGGGCTGGGTGAGGGTTTTCAGCATGACTTCGCCGTCTTCTATCCGCGCGCACACGTGCTGCCTTCAGGACTGCTGCTAATCGTTCAGCCTCTATACAACAATGTCGACTCAATCGATCCGACATTGACCTGGGCGCTCAAATCCATTGTCTACGATCCTGATGGTCAAACCGTTATCGCTGGATTCCCCGGTCCGCAGGTAATCGAGGGCGACTATCTCAATCCAGGATATGCGGCACAGCCGACTACGTCGGTTCTGTTACCACTGATGCCCGAGCAAGACTACAAGGCGACGGCTCTTGTGTGTGGCGGAGTAAAAGCGGCCACGGCAACGGTCGTAGCAGGCAGCGAAGGCTCCTCCGCCTGGACAGCGACTTCGGCGCGGCAGGCGTTTTACTCGCAGGCCGGTACGATGGTTATTCCTCCGCGTGCCCATTCGGTTGCGACGTTGTTGCCCACCGGCGAGGTTTTCGTTTCCGGCGGCATCAATCAATGGGCCGCGAATCCTCCCGCAGGACAGAGCTTCGATCAAGCCTTCGCCGTCCTCGTGCCCGAAATTTATAACGCAGCTACCGATTCGTGGACCGCTTTGACCGATGCGCCCGCCACGGTGCCCCGCGGCTACCATTCAGTAGCTTTGTTGATGCCGGACGGCCGCGTGCTGACCACCGGGTCGGAGAAGAACAATATCTTCGGAGCTCCCAGTTCGGAGTTTCGTATGGAGATTTTCGAGCCCGACTACATCGCTTCTCCGAACCGGATGACGATCACTCACAATCCTCCCAGCGTCAGTTATGGGGATACTTTTCAGGTTCATTACCAGCTAAGCCCCGGAACCACCTTTCCGACTGTTGCACGAGTGGCCGTAATCCGGTACGGCTCGGTCACGCATGCCTTCAACTACGACCAGCGCTACGTGGGCCTCGAATTCCAGGTCGTCGGCGCTGGCCTTTTGCAGGTGGTTGCTCCGCCCAATGCCGCGGTTGCGCCTCCGGGCTACTACATGCTCTGGCTGCTCGACAGCGGCGGTCGCCCTTGTGTGCAAGCGGGCGTATTGCGGATCGGCTCCCAGCGCATGTACGCGGAGATGGACAAGTCCGTCATCTCAATCTACGACGTCCAGGCAAACCAAATACCAATCTTCAACACAACGACTTATACGCGCGCTTTCTACGCGGTCTTCGACGGGTTCATCGCAAATGAAATCGACGCGCTTTCGGTGAGCGCGACGTTCTCGCAGGCCGGCATATCCGCGGTCCTCTCATCCTCCTGGCCTGTTCCCAACCCCGCGCTTGAGAATCCGGACGCGCCGCAACTCATTCAGCGCACGATCTATGCCTTTGATCTCATGTTCGAAGGCACCGACGCCTTCAATGGAATGTCGGGCGCCGACTCCATCCGATCCGTGGATGTCCATATCGCGGCGGGCGATTATCAGTGCTCTTCAAAGCTTGAATTGGTGATGGAACCGAGCCCGTTCATGCTCGACGGAGATCCCTCCTGGTTGAGCGAAGATATACGGGTCTTCCAGGTGACGCCGCAAAGTTCGTCATCCTATTTCCCGGGGTCTTCATGGACCAACCCCACCGACTACATCGCGCAGATGCTGACTTGGCTGAATGAGGATATATCTCGCGGTGAAAACCTCTTCTCGATTCTCACGACAGATGAGCAACTGAGCGCGCTGAGCCTGCTGCCCACCACGGACGGGACACCGACCGGAACGCCAATCTACAACTTCGCGCTCGCTCGCGTGCGGCTGGATAGCAAGACGCAACAGGCGAGGTTTGTCCGGGTTCTCTTCCGGCTATTTCGAACGCAGCGGCCGTCCCTCAACTACAACACGGCAACAATCTATCGACGCGCCGTCAGCCCGATTATGGAATCTGGCAGCGAAGTGACCGAGGATGCGATTCCCCTGCTCGGCGTGGAGACTCCGGATATCATCTCCATCCCATTCTTCGCCAACCCGCGAAACTCAGCCACCCAGGACATGGCGCAACAGGCGGATGCACCGAATCTGCTGACCTTGCCCGCTGGCGGTGGGGAACAGGTGCGCTTCTTCGGCTGCTGGCTCGACATCAATCAGCCGACCCAGAAGCGATTTCCGCGCTATCCAGGCTCGGCGACTACCTTCGGCGGCGTTCCAGCCGGCGATCTTCTCAGTATTCAAGAGCTAATCACGGGGTTCCATCAATGCCTGGTTGCAGAGGTTCATTACAAACTCGACCCGGCTTCCCCGGATCTTCCGCTTCCAGGCGACTCGCCTTCGAGCACAGACAAGCTCTCGCAACGCAACCTCGCCTTCACTACATCCTCCAATCCAGGCGTTACCGCGACGCGGACTATTCAACACTCCTTTGAGTTGAAAATCAGCGCTGGCGCAACTGGGCTCGGGGTGAGTTCAACTGGGGGCAGGAGATTTTCCCGCAATCGACTACCCGGCATCGATGCCCTTGTTCTTTGGTGGAACACTATCCCGCGCGATGCGGTTGCGGACGTATATCTTCCGAATATTTCGGTAGCTGAGATTCTGGCATTGATACCCTCGACCTACGCACAAACTTTGATTGCGCTAGACGACCACACTCTGCGCTGCATCGGCCTCGGTGATTGTTCAGTAATTCCTCTGCCGGAGTCTGTTCGCGGCCGGACCGTTCCCGGTCTGCTCACAGTCCGTCTGCCACTCGGGGTGAAGCACGGTCACGTTTACCAGCTCATCGGTCAGCAATTTGCCGGGACGCAGCAGATCTCGGGTGCTTTCGAAATACGTGTTCTAGTCGACAAGGATAAGTCCAAACTACTCGTCGAAGATAAGGACAGCCTGGCTATCCTAATGCACTCGCTTGCCCTCACACCGACAAGCGACCGCTGGTTTCCAATCCTCACGCGAATGGTCGCTGAGCTCTCCGATCGCGTAAAGGCTTTGGGAGGGAATCCCAGCACAGTCTTGCCTTCTCCCTGGGGAGCGGGACCGCATCGCCCCATCGTGATACATGGTCCCAAAGAAAGGGGCTGCAAACCACCGAGATACCCAAAACATCCGGAACCCGCGGACGAACCATGTCAGGAACCCTGCCATGAGACGTGCAACGAAGATTCCGTCCGCGTCAGCGGAGAGATCGTCCTGCCGGTAGGAACCGAAGTGGACATGCACATCGACGCAAAAATCTCTGTGCGCGCACGCAAGTCACCGAGCTAG